From the Actinopolymorpha singaporensis genome, the window TTACGGGGCTATCGACAAACTGGCCGGTGAGCTCCGGCCGGCCGCGCATCGAGACGAGGGGTCAGCAGATTTCGAGGGTGTCAAGGTCGGGGGTCGCAGGGCCCGAGTGCGACGTCTCACCGGAGTACCAGAACGCCGTGGAGGCGATGTCGTCCTGCAGCGGGAGGTACCGCCCGCCCGAACGCCAGCCCAGCGCCTGGACCGTCACCTTCAGGTCGGAGGCGAACCGGATCGGGTCGAGGACGTGCCAGCGGTACATACCGAACCGCTGCTGGCTCTGGTACAGCCCGTCCGGCGCGATGATCTGGTGCAGGCCGAGGAACGGTGTCGAGAACGCCGTGTAGCCCTGCCCCGGCACGTCGAAGTTCCACGCCCCGCCGAAGTAGTCCTCGGTGCCGGTGCCGCAGATCGTCGGGAACTCCTCGTCCCCGTCCAGGAAGAACTTCAGCTCGCCCTCACCCCACCAGCCGACGCTGTTGACGCCCCAGGCGAGATACGTGCCGACGTAGTGGCCCGCACCGGTCACGCCGTCCAGGATGGTGTGCACGTCCTTGCTGGGCAGCGGGTTGCTCCGCCGCCACTGGGAGTGGAAGTACGCCACCTGGTCGCCCTGTGCGCCGAGTTCGGTGAGCGTGTAGTCCACCTGGTAGTAGACGATCACGTCCTCGTCGGCGAGGTTCTCCAGGGTGACCCGCGCGTTGTTCAGGAACGGCATCGTCCAGTACGAGTTGAAGCCGCCGTTGGGGTTGACCGCCACCGGCATCGAACTCAGCTGGGCGAACTTCCCCCACCCCTGGCCGAAGAAGTCCCCCACCGGCACCTCGACCGCCGGGCGAGTGTCGTCGTCCCAGTAGAAGCGCAGCAGCAGGCGGCGCCAGTTGGACACGTGCGTGGTGAGCCAGATGTGCTGGATCGCACCGGGGCCGTCGATCTCTGCGAGGGACGCCGTCTCCCCCGCCCCGATCCGGATCGAGGGCGAGACCTTCCAGCCCAGGCCGAGGTCGCGGGCCGCCCTGGCACCCGTACCTTCGGTCGCAGCGCCGCCGCGCCCCTTCTCACCGGTGGGGTTCTCCGCACTGATCGACCGGGTGACCGCACCGGACAGGTGCGCCAGATCGCCGAGGCCACTCACGAGACCCGAATTACCGCTCACGCCATGCCTTTCCGCAGATGTTCGTCGTCGAGTCGTCCCGTCCTCCCCTGAAGGCGAGCCCGTCAGGAGCGAGTCGGGACCGACGCGACGACGCTATCGGGAAGACCGCCGGCAGCGGCAGGTCGTGAGGGGTGCGTCGGCCGGTCAGCGCGTCCGGTTGCGGACGCGCGGACCGGCCGTCCCGAGCCGGTCAGAACGACGGGAGTTCCTCGCCCTGCACGGCCTGGATGTTCAGCTCCACCCGGATCGTCGCGCCGACCGCCGCGACGCCGGCTCGTACCAGCTGGTTGTAGCTGATCGCGAAGTCGTCCCGCTTCAGCTCGGTGGTGGCCCAGAACCCGGCCCGCACCCCGCCGAACGTGTCCGGGCCCGCGCCGAGGTAGCGCAGGTCCAGGCTCACCGGCCGGTTGATCGCGTTGATGGTCAGCCCGCCGTCCATCGTCCAGCGGTTCTCGCCGGTCGCGGACAGCCGCTCGCTGCGGAACTCGATCGTCGGATAGCGAGCGACGTCCAGGAAGTCGGCGGTACGAAGGTGGTCGTCGCGCATCTTGTTGCCGGTCTCGATGCTGTCGGCGGTGATGACGGCGTGGACGCGGGACTCCTCGATCGGCCGGGCGATGTACATCCGGCCGCCGAACCGGGTGAACCGCCCCTTGACGCTGGAGAAGCCCAGGTGCCGAGCGGTCGCCTCGACACTGGAGTGGTCCGGGTCGATCACCCAGGGCCCCTCCGCCGGCAGCGGCATGCCGCCCGCCCGCGGCAGCGTGACCACCCCGAGCGTGGCGCCGCTACCGCCGACGACGACGGTCCGTGCGGCCGGGGTGTGGCCGGGCGCGGTGACGATCGCGGTGTAGGTCCCGGTCGGCAGCGGGCGGGTGACGACGGCGCCCTCGTCGTCGGCCTCGGCCCGGGCCACCTGCTGGCCGCGCAGGTCGGTCACCGTGACGACGCCGTGGGGCACCGGCCAGCCGTCGGGCGTACGCAGGTCCGCAGTGAGCACGGAGCGGTCCTCCGGTTGCGTTCGCATGCGGCTCCTCACACCTCCGGGTGACCGAGTTCGACGTCGTGCGCGCTGACGTCGCCGCCGCCGAGCCGCACCGAGCTGGTCACCGCCGGGTAGCCGGTGGCCACGACGGTGTAGTCGCCGGCCGCGAGGTCGTCGAGAGCGTAACCGCCGTCGTCGTCGGTGAAGACGGTGCGTACGACGTCGCCGTTCGCGTCGATCAGCGTGACCCGTGCGTCGCGCAGTGGCCGGCCGTACCGGTCGCGGGCGGTCCCTCGCAGGGCGGCCTTGGCGAGGAGTTCCACGTCGCGCCGGGTCTCGCCGAGCTCGGCCACGCTGACCGGCAACGCCGCCGGCTGGAACCCCTCGGCCCGCACCGCCAGCGTGTACGCCGCGGCGCCCACGTCGTCGAACCGGAAACCGCCGTCGGCGCCGGCGACACGGGAGGCAACCACTTCACCGCGGGCGTCGGCCAGCACCACGACGGCCTCGGCGACGGGAAGCCCGGAGTCGGCCGAGCGCACCTCGCCGACGAGGCCGCTGACACCGGCGAGTTCGACGTCGACGGTGACCGGCGTCTCGCCGACCGAGACGGTGGAGGCGCGCGGGTCGCTGGCCGGTGCGGACGCGATCAGGACGTACGTTCCGCCCGGGTCGGCGGGGAGCTGGTACCGGCCGTCGGAACCGCTGGCGGTACGCCCGACCTGGTGGCCGCCGAGGTTGATCAGTGTCAGGGCCGCGTTGGGGACGGGGGTTCCGTCCGAGCGACGGACGACACCCACGACCGCCGCAGAAGGTCCGGCCGGACGGCCTGCGAGAGCGCCGAAGTCACCGTCGCCGGAACCACCGTCGCCGGAACCACCGTCGCCTAAGCCGCCGGCACCGCCACCGAAGCCGTTGTCGCCGCCGGGGGCCTCGTCGCCGCCGTCCCCAACGGCCCCCTCGGGCGAACGGGCCAGGTGAGCGGGTGGGAAGGCGCCGGGCCGTCCGGACGAACCGTGGCGGCCGTTCTCGGGCCGGCCGTTCTCCAGCCGGTGGGACCCGTTGGCCTGCCATCCCAGGCCCGGACCGTCCGGACCGCCCGGGGCGGCCACGCCGACGAGGGAGTCCAGGTCCCGACCGGAGATGCTCTTGCCGCCCGCGCCGTCGGCGTCCATGCCGGCGAGATCGGCGGCATCGGCCGCGAGCCGGGAGCCAACGGGAGCCGGGTGGCCGTTGCCGTTCCGGATGCCGACAGGCTCCAGTCGCTCGTCCGCCGACACCGGCACGGGCACCTGGTCGGAGCCGTCGGCCTGCCCACCCTCCATGCCCTGCGCACCGTCGGCCCCCTGCGCGAGCCGCTCGGCCTCCAGCGTCTGCTGGATGCCGCTCTTCGTGCCGAGCGGTATCTCCTTGATGCACAGGATCGCGATCAGCGCGATCGCCGCGATCGGCGCGGCGACCATGAAGATGTCGGCGACACCCTGGCCGTACGCCTTCTCCACCAGCTCACGCACCGGCGGGGGCAGCTTCGCCACCTCCGGCACGGCTCCGCCTCCGGGAGCGGCCTTGATACCGAGCCGCGCCAGGCCGGCGGCGATGTCGGTCCGCACGTGGTTCTCGAGCACGGCACCGAGCGCGGCGACGCCGATCGCGCCGCCCATGCTCCGGAAGAACGCCACCCCGGCACTGGCCGCGCCCATCTCCCTGATGGAGATGGTGTTCTGCACTGCCAGGACGAGGTTCTGCATCACCATGCCGACGCCGAGACCGAGGAGCAGCAGCGAGACGCCGATCCGGGAGAAGCTGGTGTGGTAGTCGATCGTGCCCATCGCGACCGAGCCCGCGATCAGCAGGACGCCGCCCAGCACCATCCAGCGCTTCCACCGGCCGGTACGGGTGATGATCTGCCCGATCACGGTGCCGGCGACGAGGCTGCCGACCGCCATCGGGATGCTGATCAGACCGGCGACCGTGGGCGACTTGCCCCGGGCGATCTGCATGTACTGGCTGAGGAACACCGACGTGCCGAACATCGTCACGCCGACCGCGACGCTGGCGATGACGGCGAACACGAACGTGCGGTTACGGAAGAGCCACAGCGGCAGGATGGGTTCCTTCGCCCGGTGCTCGGCCACGATCGCGAGGATCAGGAGAACGACGGCGCCGATCACCATGACCGCGGTGGTCGTCGAGGCCCAGCCGAACTGGTTGCCGGCCAGCGTCACCCAGATCAGCAGCGTCGCCACGCCGGCACTGAGCAGGACCGCACCCACGTAGTCGATGCTCACCTTTCGGCGGATGCGCGGCAGGTGCAGCGTCTTCTGCAGTACCGCGAGGGCGATCACGGCGAACGGCACACCGACGTAGAACGTCGAACGCCAGCCAAGCGGGGAGTCGGTGAGGACACCGCCGAGGAGCGGTCCCGCGACGGTGCCCACGGCCATGGTCGCACCGAGGAAGCCCATGTAGCGGCCGCGGTCGCGGGGGCTGATGATGTCGGCCAGGATGACCTGCGACAGGGCGGTCAGGCCACCGGCACCGAGGCCCTGCAGGACCCGCAGGCCGATCAGCTCGCCGACGTTCTGCGACAGGCCGGCCAGCGCGGAACCGACGACGAACACGATCAGCGCGATCTGCACCAGAAGCTTGCGGCTGAACAGGTCCGCGAGCTTGCCCCAGATCGGCGTACTGATCGTCATCGCCAGCAGGGAAGCGGTGACGACCCAGGTGAACGCGGACTGGCTGCCGCCGAGCTCACTGACGATGCGCGGCAGCGCCGTGGACACCACGGTCGAGGACAGGATCGTGACGAGCATGCCGAGTAGGAGGCCGGACAACGCCTCCAGAACCTGCCGGTGCGTCATTCCCTCGGACGCGGGGGCTGCCGGAGCAGTTGCCGGAGCGGTCTGGGTCGTCATGAGAGAGCTTCAACTCCTGTGCGGTGCCGCTGGTGGTTCGGGTGGGCAGGGCCGACGCGGACTTCGGTGTCCGTGTCTGATGCCTGGCCGGATGCCTGGTCGGCACGGGCCCTGGATCTGCTCCGCGGTTCGGGGCGGTCCGGATGGCCGTCGTCGGGTTGAGCTTCCGGCCGGGTGAGGCCGAGGTCGGCCCGCAGTCGGTGCAGGTGTGCGGTCAGGGCGGCGACGTCCTCGCCCTGCCACTCGTGCAGTGCGGACTCGAAACGGTCGACCACGCCCGAGCGAACGGACTCGAGCTCCCGCCGGCCTTCATCGGTGACGAACACGAGGTGTGCTCTGCCGTCGGCGGGATCTGCCCTGCGGCCGACGTATCCGTGCGCCTCCAACTGGGCGAGCTGCCTGCTGGCGACCGACACGTCGACCATCAACGCCTCGGCCAGTTGGCTGACTCTCGCGTCACCGGACGCCGCCAGGGCGGACAGGACGCCGAGCGCCCCGAAATGACAGCGTGTGCTCGCCGCCAGCCGGGAGATGTCCTTGCGAATGAGTACGACGTCCTGGATCGCTCGGATGAGTTCCTCGAGCTGGGTGCGGGTCACATCCATGTTCACCCCCATCGTTGCCCCGGGCAACTATATGCCTATTAGCTGCCCTAAGCAACCATCTCGAGCGTCCCGTTGTTCCGGTCGAAGAGGGACGGCGCCCCCTTCGCGCGCCGCGTCGAGCCTCGTGTTGGTGTTCGGCGTCGAGTTCGTGATGATCGTCTGCGCGAGCGTTCCGGCGGTTGTTCCCCATGACCCACGGCCGAACCCCTCCGGCGCAGGGCCAACCAGAGCGCGCCAACCAGAGCCGCACGAACCAGAGCCGGGCCGATTGGCGCCGTACCGAACCCGGAAGACTGGCGAGCGAAGAAGACTCTGGGCGGGCCGAGCATTCGCAGCGGCCGGTCGGCTGTCGGTCCGCACGCCGGCGTCGTAGGGTCCCTAGGGTGACGACCGACCAGGCCGCGCCTCACGAGCCGGTGGACCCGTCCGGGCTGCCCCGGGCCGTCTTCGCCTTCCCCGGTCCGCTGCGCGACCGACTGGTGGCGGCGATTCTCGACGGCACGAAGACCACGACCACCAGCCTGCTCGCGGACTACGAGCGAGCCCGCGAGCCGCTACCGGCGGTCGGTGACCGGTCGGTGGTGATCGACTCCGCGGACCGTCCGGTGGCGGTGATCGAGACGACCGAGGTCCAGGTGGTTCCGCTGGAAGCCGTCGACGAGGAGCACGCGGCCGGCGAGGGCGAGGGGCACGCCACCGTCGAGGCGTGGCGGGCCGACCACGAGGAGTTCTGGCACAGCGAGCAGGCACGGGAGGCGTTCGGTGACCCGGACTTCACCGTGAGCGACTCCACTCCCGTGGTGCTCGAACGGTTCCGCCTGGCTGCCGACCTTCGGTCACGGTGACCCGAGCGGCGTGACGCCGGCGCATCGAAGGTGCCCCGTCAACGCGACGTTGCGCGGTGTCAACCGCGCCTTACCCAACGCGACGACGACGTGCTTCGGTGTCGCGCCGCTCAGACCTGGTGGGCGTTGAACCGGTGCAACAGCCGGCCGAGAGTCTCCACGTCCTCGCGTGGCCAGGAGTCCAGGGACGCGCGCAACCGCGCCCTGCGGGCCTCCTGGGCCTCGACCAGCCGTGCGGATCCCTCGTCGGTGAGCCGCAACGTCACCGCCCGGCGGTCGTCCGGATCCTCGACGCGCTCGACGAAGCCCAGGCGTTCCAGCAGACCGACCTGCCGGCTGATGGTGGGCTTGCCGACGCCGAAGTAGGCGGCGATGTCGGTCGTTCGGGCGCCGCCGGTCTGCTGGAGGTTGAACAGGATGCCGTACGCCGCGGCGCCGAGGTCGGGATGCAGCTCACGGGCGATGGTGCCAGAGGTCGACCGGGCGCGGCGCAACAACACCGCGAGCTCGCGCTCGACAGACTCGACCGGATCGTCGGTCCTCACCCATGTCCTCCCCGGCGCAGCGGACAGCGCGCCCACGCGACCGCGGGACGTACTGGTGACCACCGTAGCGGGCGGACGTCTGGATGCTCAGCAGCCGCTCAGCGGAAGTGCTGCGGGCAGTAGAACGAGTTGGAGTCGTGATCCCAGACCCAGCCCTTGTGGTCGGTGAGGTACATCCGCACCTGGCGGGGAGACCCGACCCACAGCCCGTGGTCGTCCGGCCGGAACACCATGCTGGTCTGGCACTCGTCGCAGGTCACCATGGTGTGGTAGCCGGCTTGCTCGTCGCCGCGAATTCGAATCATCGCCGGAAGATACTACCCATACCCTCCCGAATCGGAACCCCCGGCACAGCCTTGGCCTTTCCGGCCGGCGTCAGCCCTGCTCAGATCTGCCCGGGCGGCCGGTCGAGCTGTCAGCGGAAGCGAGCTTCTGCCACTGCCGACCGGACAGGTCGACGGCCCTGTGAACCTCCGAGTGCGATGTTCGTGTGTGCCATGCTGGACCACGATGGGACGCAGAAAGACCTACCTTCTCCTGATGGGCACCTGCGTCGGACTGTTCGTTCTCGCCTGGGTCGTCGTCCGGCACTTCTCGCTCGTGGCGGCTGTGGCGATGTCCGTCGTGGCGGCGCTGATGCCTCCGCTGGCCGCGATCGTCGCCAACTCCCGCCGCAAGCCGTAGGAACTCCCTCCTGTGCACGGTGAGGGCTGGTGGGCGCAGGAGTCGTCCGGAGTACGCCTGGAGTGGGGCCTGACCGGAGCGGAGCGGCTGGCACCGGGCCGCAAGGGCTGGCTGGTGGTGGTGGACGTGCTGTCCTTCACCACGGCGGTGGACGTCGCCACCGAACGCGGAACGCGCGTACTCCCCTACCCGTGGCGCGACGACACGGCCGCGGCCTTCGCCACCAGGCACCGGGCCGCGCTGGCGGTCGGGCGCCGGCAGGTCTCCCCCTCCGCGCCGTGGTCCCTGTCACCGGCGGCCCTGCGGGACGCACCGTTCGTGCCCAGGCTGGTGCTCCCCTCCCCCAACGGCTCCACCATCGCCGCCACGGCCAGCAGCCGCGGTTCGCAGGTGGTCGCGGCCTGCCTGCGCAACGCGGGTGCCGTCGCGCGGTGGCTGGCCGGGCAGGGCGCGGGCACCTCGGGGGAGCCGGTGACGTTGGTCCCGGCCGGTGAGCGCTGGCCTGACGCGAGTCTGCGTCCCGCCCTGGAGGACCTGCTCGGAGCCGGTGCGGTCGCCGCGGCCCTTTCCGAGCTCGGCGCCGGCCCACTGTCCCCGGAGGCCTGCGCCGCAAGGGCGAGCTACCTGGCCGTGGATCCGGCCGCCGCGCTCACCGACTGCTCGTCCGGACGCGAGCTCCGCGTTTGCGGCTTCGCCGAGGACGTCGCCATCGCCGCCGAAGTCGGCGCCAGTACGAGCGTTCCCTTGCTGGCCGGCGGGGCCTTCACCGACGCCGCGGCCGACCGCAACTGGTGAGCTCAAACCGGCGAGCTCAACCGGTGAGCTCAACCGGTGAGCTCAACCGGTGAGCTCAACCGGTGATCCTCAGCCGGTGAGGCGGTCGATCGCCTTCAGGATCCGCTTGTCGGAGATCGGACCGGGTGTGCCCAGGACCTGTGCGAAGTAGCTGACCCGAAGCTCCTCGATCATCCAGCGGATCTCGCGCAGCCCCTCCTCGGCCTCCGCGCTGATCGAGCCGGACACCCGGGCGTCACGGGAGAGCCGGGCACGAGCCTGCTCGTACGCCTCCTGCACCTGCTGCACCGAGCGCATGCGCTCGGTGTCGCGACGGGTTTCTGCGCCCACCTTGTCCAGCCTGCGGTCGATCGCCCGTAGGTAGCGCACCACGTCGGGCAGCCTGCGCCAGCCGGTCTCGGTGACGAAACCCGGATACACCAGCCCTGCCAACTGCGCCTTGACATCGGTCAGGACCGGCAGGAGTACCGGGTTGGACGTACGCCGGAGCCGGGTGTCGAGCTCGTGCGCGACGGCCAGGATGTCGGCCACCCTGGCAACGGTGTCGGCCACCGTGTCGTGCAGGTCCGCGCGTACGGCGTCCCGCAGCCGGTCGAAGCCCGCGCGGTCGCGGACCGGCCCCCCGTTGTCCGCCATCAGCTTGTCCACCGCACAGGCCAGGCAGTCGTCGAAGAGCGCGGCGGCGCTGCCGTGCGGACTGTGGCTCAGTGCGAGTTTCGTCTGGTAGGACTGGCGATCCAGGACATACTTCACCGGCGACGGCAGATTGAGCAACAGCAGCCGGCGGGTGCCCGCCCACATCGCGCGACGGGCGTCGGCCTCGGACTCGAACAACCGGATCGCGGCCGAGTCCCCGGCGTCGGCCAGCGCGGGATAGGCGCGTACGGACAGACCCGCCCGCTGCTTGGCGAACTCCCGTGGCACCTCGTCGAAGTCCCAGCTGCGGATGTTCGCGCGTTCGACCCCACTCGCCGCCTTGGCCAGCGTGACCTTCAGCTCACCGCGCAGCTTCTCCTTCAGGGCGGCGAGATCCTTGCCCTCGCCGAGTGTGCGTCCGCGGCCGTCGAGCACCCGGAACGTCGGCTTGAGGTGGTCCGGTACCTTGCCGAGGTCCCACGACTCCCTCGGGACGACGATGCCGGTGAACTGCCGCAACGCCGCCTCGAGGCTGTCAAGGAAGGGTTGACGGTGGGGCTGCATGCGTTCCAGCGCCGCCCGGGCGAAGTCCGGCGCGGGTACGAGTGTGCGCCGCAACGGCTTCGGCAGCGAGCGGATCAGCGCGGTGACCAGCTCCTGCCGCAGACCGGGGATCTGCCAGTCGAAGGTGTCCGCCCGCAGCTGGTTCAGGATCGGCAGCGGGATGTGCACGGTCACGCCGTCGGCGTCGGCGCCGGGTTCGAACTGGTAGGTGAGCCGCAGCTTCGCGCCCGGCACCTCCCAGAAGTCGGGATAGTCGGCCTCGTCGACCTGCTCGGCCGACTCGTTCACCAGCATGTCGATGGAGAAGGTGAGCAGGTCCGGCTCGCGCCGGCGGGTCTTCTTCCACCACGAGTCGAAGTGGGCCCCCGACACCACGTCCTTGCCGATGCGCTCGTCGTAGAAGTCGAACAGCGCGTCGTCGTCGACGAGGATGTCGCGCCGCCGGGCACGGTCCTCGAGGTCCTCGACCTCGTCCAGCAGGGCGCGGTTGGCGTGGAAGAACTCGTGCCGGGTCTCCCAGTCACCCTCCACCAGGCCGTGCTGGATGAAGAGTTCACGGGACAGTTCGGGGTCGATCCGGCCGTAGTTGACCACCCGCTGCGCCACCAGCGGCACCCCGTACAACGTGACGCGTTCGTACGCCAGCACCGCGGCCTGCTTCTTGGACCAGTGCGGCTCGCTGTAGTTGCGCTTGACCAGGTGCCCGGCCAGCTCCTCCACCCACCCCGGCTCGATCCTGGCCACGATCCGCGCCCACAGCCGGGAGGTCTCCACGAGTTCGGCGGCCATCACCCACTGGGGCGGGTTCCTGAACAACGCCGAACCGGGGAACACGGCGAAGCGGGCACCCCGGGCGCCGAGGTAGTCGTTGGCCGAGCGGCGACCGGAACCGCGGGCGTTCTCCTCCGACTTCTTCTCGCTGTCCTTCAGGCCGATGTGCGAGAGCAGCCCGGCCAGCAGGGACTGGTGGATGCGGTCGGAGTCCAGGTCGTCGCTGCGCCTGCCGACGGTCATGCCGAGCGACGTCGCGACCTGGCGCAGCTGGCTCTCGACGTCCTGCCACTCCCGCACCCGCAGGTAGTTGAGGAACTCGTTCCGGCACAGCCGGCGGAACTGGTTGGACGACAGGGCCCGCTGCTGCTCGCGCAGGTAGTCCCACAGATTGAGGTAGCTGAGGAAGTCGGAGGTCTTGTCCACGAACCGTGCGTGCTGCTGGGTGGCCGCCTCCTCCTTGCCCGTCGGGCGTTCGCGCGGGTCCTGGATGGACAGCGCGGCGGCGATCACCATCACCTCGCGCAGGCAGCCGTTGCGCTCGGCCTCGACCACCATGCGTGCCAGCCGCGGGTCGACCGGCAGCTGCGAGAGCGTTCGCCCGATCGCCGTCAGGCGGTTGCCTCCGTCGCCGCGCTCACCGCGACCCCGCGACCCGCGGCCGCCCTTGCCCGCTTTGCCCGGCCTGGCGTCCTCGTCCGGCCCAGCGTTCTGGACAGGCCCGATCGCCAGCGCGCCGAGCTCCTCCAGCAGCTGTACGCCGGCCTTGACGTTGCGGCTGTCCGGCGGATCGATGAACGGGAAGGCCGCCAGGTCGCCCAGCCCCGCCGCCGTCATCGCCAGGATGACCGAAGCGAGGTTGGTACGCAGGATCTCCGGGTCGGTGAACTCCGGCCGGGCGAGGAAGTCGTCCTCGGAGTAGAGCCGGATGCAGATGCCGTCGGACGTACGCCCGCAGCGGCCCTTGCGCTGGTTGGCCGACGCCTGCGAGATCGCCTCGATCGGCAGCCGCTGCACCTTCAGCCGTTGGCTGTAGCGGGAGATGCGGGCGGTGCCGGGGTCGATGACGTACCTGATGCCCGGCACGGTGAGCGAGGTCTCCGCGACGTTGGTGGCGAGGACGATCCGCCGCCCGCTGTGCCGCTGGAAGACCCGGTGCTGCTCGGCCGCCGACAGGCGGGCGTACAGCGGCGCGATCTCCGTCCGCGGGAGGTTCTGGCGCTCCAGTGCGTCGGCGGTGTCCCGGATCTCCCGCTCGCCGCTGAGGAACACCAGGATGTCGCCGTCGCCCTCCGCGGACAGCTCCTCGACCGCGTCGAGGATCGCCTGGGTCTGGTCCCGGTCGCGGTCCTCGGCGTCCTCCACGATCGGGCGGTAGCGCACCTCCACCGGGTAGGTCCGGCCGGACACCTCCACGATCGGCGCGTCGTCGAAGTGCCGGGAGAAGCGCTCGGGGTCGATGGTCGCCGAGGTGATGATCACCTTCAGGTCGGGCCGGCGCGGCAGCAGCTGCTTGACGTACCCGAGGATGAAGTCGATGTTGAGGCTGCGTTCGTGCGCCTCGTCGATGATGAGGGTGTCGTACTGCCGCAGCATCCGGTCGGACTGGATCTCCGCCAGCAGGATGCCGTCGGTCATCACCTTGACGAGGGTGTTGTCGCCCACCTTGTCGGTGAACCGCACCTTCCAGCCGACGGTCTCACCCAGCGGGGTGTCCAGCTCCTCGGCGATCCGCTCGGCCACCGTCCGGGCCGCCAGCCGCCGTGGCTGGGTGTGCCCGACCAGGCCGCTCACCCCGCGGCCGAGTTCGAGGCACATCTTGGGCAGCTGGGTCGTCTTGCCCGAACCGGTCTCACCGGCCACGATCACCACCTGGTGGTCGCGGATCGCGGCGAGGATGTCGTCCTTGCGCTGGCTGACCGGCAGTTCCTCGGGGTAGCTGACGGTCGGCACGCCGGCACGCCGCGCGGCCAGGCGCTGCTCGGCAGCGGCGATGTCGGCGGCGATCTGGTCGAGGATCTCTCCGGAAACCTGCTGGTCGGCGCGGCCGCGCCGGTTGCGTACGCCGTCGATGCGGCGCTGCAGCCGGCGCCGGTCGGGGTGCATCAACTCCGGGAGGCGGGCCTGCAGCTGGGCGAGCGATGATCGCGACGGCGTGTCCATACGGAGGTCAAGGATAGGCAACGCCGCCAACTGCGACACCTCGTTATCCCCCGGGAGGCTCCCGGGCGGCGGTCCACCGGGCGGCGCCCGGCGCGACCACCAGTACGCTCAGCGGCCATGACTTCTTCCCCTGCTCGGACCAGGCCTGCGCACGTCGCCGACGAACGCACCCAGCTGATGGGGTGGTACGACCTCCAGCGCGCCATCGTCCACTACAAGTGCGAGGGCCTTGGTCACGACGACCTGCACCGGTCGGTGCTGCCGGACTCGCCCCTGATGACGGTGGCCGGCATCCTGTCCCACCTGCGCTGGACCGAACAGCTGTGGTTCGAGGTGGTCTTCGCCGGCGGACCGGCCGACGGGCCGCAGTTCATCGAGGATCCCGCGGACGCGGACATGATCGTCGATCCCGGCGTGACGCTCGACCAGCTGCTGGCGGAGTACGACCGCCAGTGCGCGGCGTCGAACGACATCATCGCCGCGCACTCCCTCGACGACGTGGGCAGCCACCCCGACTTCGACGCCGCCGGGGCGACCCTGCGGTGGGTCGTGCTCCACATGCTCGA encodes:
- a CDS encoding glycoside hydrolase family 172 protein; translation: MSGNSGLVSGLGDLAHLSGAVTRSISAENPTGEKGRGGAATEGTGARAARDLGLGWKVSPSIRIGAGETASLAEIDGPGAIQHIWLTTHVSNWRRLLLRFYWDDDTRPAVEVPVGDFFGQGWGKFAQLSSMPVAVNPNGGFNSYWTMPFLNNARVTLENLADEDVIVYYQVDYTLTELGAQGDQVAYFHSQWRRSNPLPSKDVHTILDGVTGAGHYVGTYLAWGVNSVGWWGEGELKFFLDGDEEFPTICGTGTEDYFGGAWNFDVPGQGYTAFSTPFLGLHQIIAPDGLYQSQQRFGMYRWHVLDPIRFASDLKVTVQALGWRSGGRYLPLQDDIASTAFWYSGETSHSGPATPDLDTLEIC
- a CDS encoding YceI family protein, with protein sequence MRTQPEDRSVLTADLRTPDGWPVPHGVVTVTDLRGQQVARAEADDEGAVVTRPLPTGTYTAIVTAPGHTPAARTVVVGGSGATLGVVTLPRAGGMPLPAEGPWVIDPDHSSVEATARHLGFSSVKGRFTRFGGRMYIARPIEESRVHAVITADSIETGNKMRDDHLRTADFLDVARYPTIEFRSERLSATGENRWTMDGGLTINAINRPVSLDLRYLGAGPDTFGGVRAGFWATTELKRDDFAISYNQLVRAGVAAVGATIRVELNIQAVQGEELPSF
- a CDS encoding MFS transporter, producing the protein MTTQTAPATAPAAPASEGMTHRQVLEALSGLLLGMLVTILSSTVVSTALPRIVSELGGSQSAFTWVVTASLLAMTISTPIWGKLADLFSRKLLVQIALIVFVVGSALAGLSQNVGELIGLRVLQGLGAGGLTALSQVILADIISPRDRGRYMGFLGATMAVGTVAGPLLGGVLTDSPLGWRSTFYVGVPFAVIALAVLQKTLHLPRIRRKVSIDYVGAVLLSAGVATLLIWVTLAGNQFGWASTTTAVMVIGAVVLLILAIVAEHRAKEPILPLWLFRNRTFVFAVIASVAVGVTMFGTSVFLSQYMQIARGKSPTVAGLISIPMAVGSLVAGTVIGQIITRTGRWKRWMVLGGVLLIAGSVAMGTIDYHTSFSRIGVSLLLLGLGVGMVMQNLVLAVQNTISIREMGAASAGVAFFRSMGGAIGVAALGAVLENHVRTDIAAGLARLGIKAAPGGGAVPEVAKLPPPVRELVEKAYGQGVADIFMVAAPIAAIALIAILCIKEIPLGTKSGIQQTLEAERLAQGADGAQGMEGGQADGSDQVPVPVSADERLEPVGIRNGNGHPAPVGSRLAADAADLAGMDADGAGGKSISGRDLDSLVGVAAPGGPDGPGLGWQANGSHRLENGRPENGRHGSSGRPGAFPPAHLARSPEGAVGDGGDEAPGGDNGFGGGAGGLGDGGSGDGGSGDGDFGALAGRPAGPSAAVVGVVRRSDGTPVPNAALTLINLGGHQVGRTASGSDGRYQLPADPGGTYVLIASAPASDPRASTVSVGETPVTVDVELAGVSGLVGEVRSADSGLPVAEAVVVLADARGEVVASRVAGADGGFRFDDVGAAAYTLAVRAEGFQPAALPVSVAELGETRRDVELLAKAALRGTARDRYGRPLRDARVTLIDANGDVVRTVFTDDDGGYALDDLAAGDYTVVATGYPAVTSSVRLGGGDVSAHDVELGHPEV
- a CDS encoding MarR family winged helix-turn-helix transcriptional regulator produces the protein MDVTRTQLEELIRAIQDVVLIRKDISRLAASTRCHFGALGVLSALAASGDARVSQLAEALMVDVSVASRQLAQLEAHGYVGRRADPADGRAHLVFVTDEGRRELESVRSGVVDRFESALHEWQGEDVAALTAHLHRLRADLGLTRPEAQPDDGHPDRPEPRSRSRARADQASGQASDTDTEVRVGPAHPNHQRHRTGVEALS
- a CDS encoding ASCH domain-containing protein — its product is MTTDQAAPHEPVDPSGLPRAVFAFPGPLRDRLVAAILDGTKTTTTSLLADYERAREPLPAVGDRSVVIDSADRPVAVIETTEVQVVPLEAVDEEHAAGEGEGHATVEAWRADHEEFWHSEQAREAFGDPDFTVSDSTPVVLERFRLAADLRSR
- a CDS encoding MarR family winged helix-turn-helix transcriptional regulator, which translates into the protein MRTDDPVESVERELAVLLRRARSTSGTIARELHPDLGAAAYGILFNLQQTGGARTTDIAAYFGVGKPTISRQVGLLERLGFVERVEDPDDRRAVTLRLTDEGSARLVEAQEARRARLRASLDSWPREDVETLGRLLHRFNAHQV
- a CDS encoding DUF3099 domain-containing protein, which gives rise to MGRRKTYLLLMGTCVGLFVLAWVVVRHFSLVAAVAMSVVAALMPPLAAIVANSRRKP